Proteins from a single region of Parasedimentitalea psychrophila:
- the mbfA gene encoding iron exporter MbfA, with protein MRFFSHRKHFSDLSEQEIIALAISSEEDDARIYRGFAERLRGEFPATATVFDGMASEEDQHRALLIALHQDRFGATIPLIRREHVAGFYARRPVWLQSTLSLERMRGEAKAMERNAERFYLAAAGRSKDAGTRKLLGDLAAEEAGHQVAAEGLEQAHLTEDTLAREDDTARRQFILTWVQPGLAGLMDGSVSTLAPIFAVAFATQDTWTTFLVGIAASVGAGISMGFTEAASDDGALSGRGSPFKRGIASGVMTTVGGLGHALPYLIADFWTATSLAIAVVFVELWAIAWIQNRYMETPFWRAALQVVLGGALVLGAGVLIGSG; from the coding sequence ATGCGATTTTTCTCACACCGAAAGCACTTTTCCGATCTGAGTGAGCAGGAGATCATCGCCCTAGCCATCTCATCTGAGGAAGATGATGCAAGAATTTATCGCGGCTTTGCCGAACGGTTACGCGGTGAATTTCCAGCCACCGCCACGGTGTTCGACGGCATGGCCAGCGAAGAGGACCAGCACCGCGCCTTGTTGATCGCCCTGCATCAGGATCGCTTTGGTGCCACCATTCCCTTGATTCGCCGCGAACATGTGGCAGGGTTTTACGCCCGCCGCCCGGTCTGGCTGCAAAGCACCCTGAGTCTCGAGCGGATGCGGGGCGAAGCCAAGGCGATGGAACGCAACGCCGAGCGATTCTATCTGGCCGCCGCAGGTCGCAGCAAGGATGCCGGTACCCGCAAACTGCTCGGCGATCTCGCGGCCGAAGAGGCCGGGCATCAGGTTGCTGCCGAGGGATTGGAGCAGGCCCACCTGACCGAAGACACATTGGCCCGCGAGGACGATACCGCGCGGCGGCAGTTCATCCTGACCTGGGTGCAACCGGGATTGGCCGGGCTGATGGATGGCTCGGTATCAACACTGGCGCCGATCTTTGCCGTCGCCTTTGCCACCCAGGACACCTGGACCACCTTTCTGGTAGGTATCGCCGCCTCGGTTGGGGCCGGGATTTCGATGGGCTTCACCGAGGCCGCTTCGGATGATGGGGCATTGTCGGGACGTGGCTCTCCGTTCAAACGGGGCATTGCATCCGGGGTGATGACAACGGTCGGCGGCTTGGGTCACGCGCTGCCCTATTTGATCGCAGATTTCTGGACCGCCACCAGTCTGGCCATTGCGGTAGTCTTTGTAGAACTTTGGGCCATCGCCTGGATTCAGAACAGGTATATGGAGACCCCGTTCTGGCGCGCCGCCCTGCAGGTGGTACTGGGCGGCGCATTGGTTCTGGGGGCCGGGGTGTTGATCGGCAGTGGCTAG
- a CDS encoding AEC family transporter, giving the protein MIDIFFRTLPFFAIIGLGYGAGRTRFFNAEATAYLTKFVFYFALSAMIFRFSANLSFAEIFDPRLIIGYLAGTMAVYLLVTLVATLRGLDMQTAAVEAQCGAIGNVGFLGLPMMVILFGEASIGPMMLVLSVDLVVFSSLIVILINAGRGSGLTVATFRLVAAGLVKNPMIVSICCGLSWSALALPIPAPVNEFLTILGGAATPGALFAIGASLAAASAERVQIAVWLSFAKLVGHPLLVAIGVLWLLPLDAYAATIVISSAALPVAGNVYMLAQHYGVAPQRVSATILFSTMASIVTVPMVISWVAALVAIP; this is encoded by the coding sequence ATGATAGACATCTTCTTTAGAACACTGCCCTTTTTTGCCATTATCGGTCTCGGATACGGGGCGGGACGGACACGGTTTTTCAACGCCGAGGCGACCGCCTATCTGACCAAATTTGTATTCTATTTCGCACTGTCGGCGATGATTTTTCGATTTTCCGCCAACCTGTCCTTTGCCGAGATTTTCGATCCAAGGCTGATCATTGGCTATCTGGCTGGGACCATGGCGGTTTATTTGCTGGTGACGCTGGTCGCCACCCTGCGGGGGTTGGATATGCAGACCGCGGCGGTTGAGGCGCAGTGCGGCGCCATTGGCAATGTTGGGTTTCTCGGCCTGCCGATGATGGTGATCCTGTTTGGAGAGGCCTCGATCGGGCCGATGATGCTGGTGCTCAGCGTCGATCTGGTGGTGTTTTCCTCGTTGATCGTGATCCTGATCAATGCCGGTCGCGGGTCTGGGCTTACCGTGGCGACATTCAGGCTGGTGGCGGCTGGGCTGGTCAAGAACCCGATGATCGTCTCGATCTGTTGCGGGCTGAGCTGGTCAGCTCTGGCCTTGCCAATACCTGCCCCGGTAAATGAGTTCCTGACAATCCTGGGCGGTGCGGCCACTCCGGGGGCGCTGTTTGCTATCGGAGCGTCACTGGCAGCGGCATCAGCAGAGCGGGTGCAGATCGCGGTCTGGCTCAGCTTTGCCAAGCTGGTGGGGCACCCGTTACTGGTCGCAATCGGCGTATTATGGCTGTTGCCGTTGGATGCCTATGCGGCCACCATTGTGATCTCGTCTGCGGCCCTGCCGGTGGCGGGGAATGTCTATATGCTGGCGCAACACTATGGCGTAGCCCCACAACGGGTCTCGGCAACGATTCTGTTTTCCACCATGGCGTCGATCGTCACCGTGCCGATGGTGATCTCCTGGGTTGCCGCCCTGGTGGCGATCCCCTGA
- a CDS encoding c-type cytochrome, which translates to MNHKLSHRISHRVFHLLALVILVGSLGLTAPALTAQAPITNKNVKKRIALMLSAQDAVAILGDMMAGRMVFNAAKARAARRVLVQTSSRISRRFRTPHQDPQSHARPEIWTYWDDFSARAEISEQAARQLSVSSLNGLRHSLPNLLHSCLSCHQRFRVEPNEFITH; encoded by the coding sequence GTGAACCACAAACTGAGCCACCGAATTTCCCACCGGGTTTTCCACCTTCTGGCGCTGGTCATACTGGTCGGGTCACTTGGCCTGACAGCGCCGGCCCTGACCGCGCAAGCGCCAATCACCAACAAAAATGTGAAGAAACGTATCGCCCTTATGTTATCCGCCCAGGACGCCGTCGCCATCCTCGGCGATATGATGGCAGGGCGCATGGTGTTTAACGCGGCCAAAGCCCGCGCTGCACGGCGGGTATTGGTCCAAACCAGCAGCCGTATTTCAAGACGCTTCAGGACGCCGCACCAGGATCCGCAGTCCCACGCCCGCCCCGAGATCTGGACCTATTGGGACGATTTCAGCGCCCGCGCAGAGATTTCAGAGCAGGCCGCCAGACAGCTCAGCGTCTCGTCCCTCAATGGGTTACGTCACAGCCTGCCCAACCTGTTGCACAGCTGTCTGAGTTGCCATCAGCGGTTTCGGGTGGAACCCAACGAATTCATTACCCATTAG
- the fghA gene encoding S-formylglutathione hydrolase — protein sequence METLSENKAFGGTQGVYRHPSTATNCDMSFGLFLPEEARDGPVPVLWYLSGLTCTHENAMSKAGAQNWAAEQGIALVFPDTSPRGEGVADDEAYDLGQGAGFYVNASQAPWASHFNMWDYLADELPALLGEKFSVDLDRQAITGHSMGGHGALTLAMGLPGRFRSVSAFAPICNPSASDWGRKQLSAYLGEDEAAWARHDATLMMRETGFDGPILIDTGTTDQFIDLLQPEAFAQAVTERRQEATLRLQPGYDHSYFFVSTFIEEHIAFHADALYRD from the coding sequence ATGGAAACCCTGTCGGAAAACAAAGCCTTTGGCGGCACCCAGGGTGTCTATCGACACCCCAGCACCGCAACCAACTGCGATATGAGTTTTGGCCTGTTCCTGCCCGAGGAGGCGCGCGATGGTCCGGTGCCGGTCTTGTGGTATCTGTCGGGGCTGACCTGCACCCATGAAAACGCCATGTCCAAGGCCGGGGCACAAAACTGGGCCGCCGAGCAGGGCATCGCGCTGGTGTTTCCGGATACCAGCCCTCGCGGCGAGGGGGTTGCTGACGACGAGGCCTATGATCTGGGTCAGGGCGCCGGATTTTACGTCAACGCCAGCCAGGCCCCCTGGGCGTCTCATTTCAACATGTGGGACTATCTGGCCGATGAGCTGCCAGCGCTGCTGGGCGAAAAATTCTCTGTTGATCTGGACCGGCAGGCGATCACCGGACATTCGATGGGTGGCCACGGCGCGCTGACGCTGGCGATGGGGCTGCCGGGGCGGTTCCGCTCGGTGTCGGCCTTTGCGCCAATCTGCAACCCAAGTGCCAGCGATTGGGGCCGCAAGCAGCTCTCAGCCTATCTGGGCGAGGATGAGGCCGCTTGGGCCCGCCATGACGCCACCCTGATGATGCGTGAAACCGGGTTTGATGGCCCAATCCTGATCGACACTGGCACCACGGATCAATTCATCGACCTGTTGCAGCCCGAGGCCTTTGCCCAGGCGGTCACAGAGCGGCGGCAAGAGGCGACGCTGCGGCTGCAGCCTGGCTATGACCACAGCTATTTCTTTGTCTCCACCTTCATCGAAGAGCATATCGCTTTTCACGCTGACGCGCTTTATCGGGACTGA
- a CDS encoding TetR/AcrR family transcriptional regulator: MNQPATILRTGRKFDQVLEGARDVFMADGFEGASVDDIARAAGVSKATLYSYFPDKRLLFMEVARHECDRQACATVDLIETSCSPQQVLQVAARHILNVILSDFGQKMFRICVAEAERFPDLGRQFYESGPMVVRARIREYLEQATARGELRIDDFDLAADQLAELCKADLFPRLMFNIDTDFNEADRERVTKGAVDTFLARYGV; the protein is encoded by the coding sequence ATGAACCAGCCTGCCACCATTCTGCGGACCGGCCGCAAATTTGATCAGGTGCTGGAAGGCGCACGCGACGTGTTTATGGCGGATGGGTTCGAAGGTGCCAGTGTCGATGATATTGCCCGTGCTGCTGGCGTGTCCAAGGCGACATTATACAGCTATTTCCCCGACAAACGTTTGCTGTTCATGGAGGTGGCGCGGCATGAGTGTGACCGCCAGGCCTGCGCTACGGTGGACCTGATCGAGACCAGCTGTTCGCCGCAACAGGTTCTGCAGGTCGCCGCGCGCCATATCCTGAATGTGATTTTGTCTGATTTCGGGCAAAAGATGTTCCGCATCTGCGTTGCCGAGGCGGAACGGTTTCCCGATCTCGGGCGTCAGTTTTATGAAAGCGGCCCAATGGTGGTCCGGGCGCGGATCAGGGAGTACCTGGAGCAAGCCACCGCGCGGGGTGAGCTGAGAATTGATGATTTCGATCTGGCGGCGGACCAACTGGCCGAGCTGTGCAAGGCGGATCTGTTTCCGCGCCTGATGTTCAATATCGATACGGATTTCAACGAGGCAGATCGGGAGCGGGTCACCAAAGGTGCGGTAGACACCTTCCTGGCCCGCTACGGGGTCTGA